CCGGGTTGCGGGTCGCGGCGAAGCTCGGGAGGATCGCCCGCAGGCGGCCCTGCGTGGCGTCGGCGAGCGGGGCGAGTTCGAGCCCGCGGGACGAGGCGGCGTCGGCCGCCATCACGCAGGTCGCGCCCGAATTGCTGATCGCCACCATGCGGCGGCCCCCCGGATGCCAGCCCTTCAGGTACAGCTCGGCCGCCGCGACGAGGTCGGTGGTGTCCTCGGCCCGCCAGATCCCGTGCCGCTCCAGGAAGGCGTCGACCAGCCGGTCCTCGTTGGCGAGCGCCCCGGTATGGGATTGCGCCGCCGCCTGCCCGGCGGCGGTGCGGCCGGATTTCAGCGCGACGATCGGCAGCCCGCGGTCGCGGGCGATGGACGCGGCCTCCGCCAGGTGGTGCGGGTCGGGGATGCTCTCGAGGTAGAGGAGCAGGAGCTTCAAGTCCGGATCGGCCGCGACCGCGGCGGCGAGCTCGCACACCGTCACGTCGGCGTCGTTGCCGGTGGCGTGGGTGTGGCGCACGCCGATGCCGCGGGCGCGCAACAGCCCGTAGGGCACCACGCTCATCGCCCCGCTCTGGCTGACGATGCCGACCGGGCCGTCCTGCGGCGGGGCCTCCAGGAACATGCTGGAGAAGCTCGCGACCGCCCCGGTGCCGAAATTGGCCAAGCCCTGCGAGTTCGGGCCGATCATCCTGAGGCCCCGGGCCCGGGCGCGCGCCACCATCGCCCGCTCGGCCGCCTTCGCCGCGGGGTCCGCGGTCTCGCCGAAGCCCGAGGCCATCATGATCGCGACCTTGACGCCGATCTCGGCGCATTCGTCGAGCGCCGCCACCGCCGCCTCGCCCGGTACCGCGATGATCGCGAGGTCGGGCGCCCGCGAGAGGCCCGAGAGCCGCGGCACCGTGCGCCGCCCTTGCACCTCCTCGCGCCGCGGGTTGACCGGCCAGACCTCGCCGCGAAAGCCGAAGCGCGACAGGTAGAGGAGCGGCCTTCCGCCGATCTTGTCGGGGTTCTCGGAGGCGCCGATCACCGCGATCGAGCGCGGGTCGAGGGCGGCCTGGAGGCTCGACGTCATGGTTGGCTCTCCGGGGTGACGAACGGGACGAGGCCGGCCCCGAAGGCGCGGAACGTCGTGCGCACGGGTTCGCCGATCGCGACGCCGTCGGGCGGGCAATGCGCCATGAAGCGGAAGCCCTCTTCGGCATCGACCAGCGCGATCCCGTAGGGGGCGTGGGCCTGGAGGTCCGGCGAGGGCGCGCGGGCCACCAGGGTCACGGCGTAGACCGTGCCGCGGCCGGAGGCGGCCTCGGTGCCCAGGTCCTCGCCGCCGCAGGCCGGGCAGAACGGGCGGCGGGCGTACTGCACGTGGCCGCAAGCCCGGCAGCGCGCGAGCGCCAGGCCCTCGCCGCCGGTGGTCCAGTCCGGAATGTCCGGGCTCATCGGCCGTTCTCCAGGACGAGGCTGACATGGGAGGAGAGCACGCCGCCGTCGCCGTGGAGCAGGGCGAGTGCCGGGGGTGCGACCTGGCGCGGGCCGGCCTGCCCGCGCATCTGCCGCACGGTCTCGGCGAGGTGGGCCATGGCGCCGCCGACGCCGCAATGGCCGTAGCTCAGGAGGCCGCCATG
The sequence above is drawn from the Methylobacterium terrae genome and encodes:
- a CDS encoding acetate--CoA ligase family protein, whose product is MTSSLQAALDPRSIAVIGASENPDKIGGRPLLYLSRFGFRGEVWPVNPRREEVQGRRTVPRLSGLSRAPDLAIIAVPGEAAVAALDECAEIGVKVAIMMASGFGETADPAAKAAERAMVARARARGLRMIGPNSQGLANFGTGAVASFSSMFLEAPPQDGPVGIVSQSGAMSVVPYGLLRARGIGVRHTHATGNDADVTVCELAAAVAADPDLKLLLLYLESIPDPHHLAEAASIARDRGLPIVALKSGRTAAGQAAAQSHTGALANEDRLVDAFLERHGIWRAEDTTDLVAAAELYLKGWHPGGRRMVAISNSGATCVMAADAASSRGLELAPLADATQGRLRAILPSFAATRNPVDITAALMTNSALFSQILPVIAEDPSADAFLVGVPVAGRAYAVDDFGRDTAAFAQATGKPVVIVAPQEIVAAPFRSRGLPVFPGEGEAVRALHQFIAHHERMAAAAGRPAHPAPPPPSDAPPRLLDEAGSLARLARAGVPVVRHRLCRTADEAVAAAGEIGGPVAVKGCSAEVAHKSELGLVHLGVSGAEAVRAAFEACRAALAAAGHASSGVIVAAMARGRRELVLGAHRDPFFGPVVVVGDGGTYVEAMPDVALLLPPFSEADVGRALGRLRIAPLIAGVRGEAPLAIEPYLAAAAALGRLMVEEPGIASLDVNPLLVGTAPEDCLALDAVVFEAERAP
- a CDS encoding Zn-ribbon domain-containing OB-fold protein, with product MSPDIPDWTTGGEGLALARCRACGHVQYARRPFCPACGGEDLGTEAASGRGTVYAVTLVARAPSPDLQAHAPYGIALVDAEEGFRFMAHCPPDGVAIGEPVRTTFRAFGAGLVPFVTPESQP